In Methanocaldococcus lauensis, a single genomic region encodes these proteins:
- the pseC gene encoding UDP-4-amino-4,6-dideoxy-N-acetyl-beta-L-altrosamine transaminase produces MIRKNFLPPFSPYIGEEEIKEVIDTLKSDWIAMGPKTLKFEELFREYIGSKFAISVSSCTAGLHLSLVALNIKDGDEVITTPYTFAATGNVIVHQRAKPVFVDIDKETYNINVEEIEKSITDKTKAIIPVHYAGHPCEMDEILKIAKDYDLYVIEDAAHALGAEYKGKKIGTLGDTTSFSFYATKNITTGEGGMVTTDREEIAEKIKILRLHGISRDAWKRYSSEGSWYYEIIECGYKYNMTDIQAAIGIHQLKKVEIMRKRREEIAKIYNDEFENISELIIPITKKHVKHAWHLYPLLLDTDKIRINRNKFIEELKKQNIGTSVHFIPLHLHPFYKRTFGYKKGDFPNAEWVYEREISLPIYPKMTDDDAIDVVNAVKKIISEYK; encoded by the coding sequence ATGATAAGAAAAAATTTTCTACCTCCATTTAGTCCATATATTGGAGAAGAAGAAATAAAAGAGGTTATTGATACACTTAAATCTGATTGGATAGCTATGGGTCCAAAAACCTTAAAATTTGAAGAATTATTTAGAGAATATATTGGTAGTAAGTTTGCAATCTCTGTAAGTTCATGTACTGCTGGTTTGCATTTGTCATTGGTAGCATTAAATATAAAAGATGGAGATGAGGTTATAACAACCCCATACACATTCGCAGCAACGGGAAATGTTATAGTTCATCAAAGAGCAAAGCCTGTTTTTGTTGATATTGACAAAGAAACATATAATATTAATGTTGAAGAAATAGAAAAATCAATTACTGATAAAACAAAGGCGATAATTCCAGTTCATTATGCAGGACATCCATGTGAGATGGATGAGATATTAAAAATAGCAAAAGATTATGACTTATATGTTATTGAAGATGCCGCACATGCATTAGGGGCTGAATACAAAGGAAAAAAAATTGGAACATTAGGGGATACAACATCTTTCAGTTTTTATGCGACAAAAAATATAACTACTGGGGAAGGGGGGATGGTTACTACTGATAGAGAAGAAATCGCTGAAAAAATAAAAATACTGAGATTGCATGGAATCAGTAGAGATGCCTGGAAACGATATTCTTCTGAAGGTTCGTGGTACTATGAAATTATTGAATGTGGTTATAAGTATAACATGACCGATATTCAGGCAGCTATAGGGATACATCAATTAAAAAAAGTAGAAATCATGAGAAAAAGAAGAGAAGAAATCGCCAAAATCTATAATGATGAATTTGAGAATATTAGTGAATTAATAATACCAATAACAAAAAAACATGTAAAACATGCATGGCATTTATATCCATTATTATTAGATACTGACAAAATACGAATTAATAGAAACAAATTTATTGAAGAATTAAAAAAACAAAATATTGGAACAAGTGTTCATTTTATTCCATTACATTTACATCCATTTTATAAGAGAACTTTTGGTTATAAAAAAGGAGATTTCCCTAATGCAGAATGGGTTTATGAACGAGAGATTTCTTTACCAATATATCCAAAAATGACTGATGATGATGCTATTGATGTAGTTAATGCTGTTAAAAAGATAATTTCTGAATATAAATGA
- the hemL gene encoding glutamate-1-semialdehyde 2,1-aminomutase, with protein MALKMEKSKELFEEAKKYLVGGVNSPVRYFKPYPFFVEKAKDCYLFDVDGNKYIDYCLAYGPMVLGHANEKIIEAVKEQLELGTAYGCPTEKEIILAKEVVKRVPCAEIVRFVNSGTEATMSAIRLARGVTGRKKIIKFDGAYHGAHDYVLVKSGSGALTHGHPNSPGIPEETTKNTILIPFNDEGAVKKAINENKDEIACIIVEPVMGNVGCILPKEGYLKFLREITEENDILLIFDEVITGFRLAKGGAQEYFGVVPDIATLGKILGGGFPIGAIVGKKEIMEQFSPLGPIYQAGTFNGNPISITAGIATLKQLDDKFYRETSRTAKILADTLRELADKYNIKAKVYNIASMFQIYFNENEVLNYEIAKQSDVEKYMKYFWGLLERGVFVPPSQFECCFTSIKHDDEVVDKTIKAIEDVFRGLE; from the coding sequence ATGGCATTAAAAATGGAAAAATCAAAAGAATTATTTGAAGAGGCAAAAAAATACTTAGTAGGGGGAGTTAATAGTCCTGTCAGATACTTTAAGCCATATCCATTTTTCGTTGAAAAAGCTAAAGATTGTTATCTATTTGATGTTGATGGAAATAAATATATTGATTACTGTTTAGCTTATGGTCCTATGGTTTTAGGTCATGCAAATGAAAAGATTATTGAAGCTGTTAAAGAGCAACTTGAGTTAGGAACAGCATATGGATGTCCTACAGAGAAAGAGATTATTTTAGCTAAGGAAGTTGTTAAAAGAGTACCTTGTGCAGAGATTGTGAGATTTGTCAATTCTGGGACTGAAGCAACGATGTCAGCAATAAGATTGGCAAGAGGAGTTACTGGAAGAAAAAAGATTATAAAATTTGATGGAGCTTATCATGGAGCTCATGATTATGTTTTAGTTAAGAGTGGTAGTGGAGCTTTAACTCATGGACATCCTAACTCTCCAGGAATTCCAGAAGAAACTACAAAAAATACTATCTTAATTCCATTTAATGATGAAGGTGCTGTAAAAAAAGCAATAAATGAAAATAAAGATGAGATTGCCTGTATTATAGTTGAGCCAGTAATGGGGAATGTTGGATGTATCTTACCAAAAGAAGGTTATTTAAAATTTTTAAGAGAAATAACTGAGGAAAATGACATTTTATTAATATTTGATGAAGTTATAACTGGATTTAGGTTAGCTAAGGGAGGAGCTCAGGAATATTTTGGGGTAGTTCCAGATATTGCTACTTTGGGTAAAATATTGGGTGGAGGGTTCCCAATTGGAGCTATTGTTGGGAAAAAAGAGATTATGGAGCAGTTTTCCCCATTAGGTCCAATATATCAGGCAGGAACATTCAACGGAAATCCAATATCAATAACTGCTGGAATCGCCACACTTAAACAATTGGATGATAAATTTTATAGAGAAACTTCAAGAACGGCTAAGATATTGGCAGACACTTTAAGAGAGTTAGCTGATAAATACAATATTAAGGCTAAGGTTTATAACATTGCTTCAATGTTCCAAATATATTTCAATGAAAATGAGGTTTTAAATTATGAAATAGCTAAGCAGAGTGATGTTGAGAAATATATGAAATATTTCTGGGGGTTATTAGAGAGGGGAGTTTTTGTTCCCCCATCACAATTTGAATGTTGCTTTACTTCAATAAAACATGATGATGAAGTTGTTGATAAGACAATAAAGGCTATAGAAGATGTGTTTAGAGGATTAGAATAA
- a CDS encoding cytidylyltransferase domain-containing protein, with product MKVLGIIQARTGSKRLKNKVLMKLGDKCILEILLERLKKSKKLDDIIVATTIKKEDNAIEELCNKLRIKVFRGSEKDVLDRFYKASKLHNGEVIVRITGDNPLTSIELLDKQVDYLLKNKCDYVSTKNIILGLGCEVFTFEALETAWKNAEKKYQREHVTPYIYENPNLFKIFYLDPPEFLKRNDIRLTIDTMEDFKLYLELQKHFPDLINVDINEIIDFLDKNPKIKSINLNVKQKSYKEVEE from the coding sequence ATGAAAGTACTTGGGATAATTCAAGCCAGAACTGGTTCAAAACGATTAAAAAATAAAGTATTGATGAAACTTGGAGATAAATGCATTTTAGAGATTCTTTTAGAAAGGTTAAAAAAATCCAAAAAATTGGATGATATTATTGTTGCAACAACAATTAAAAAAGAAGATAATGCAATTGAAGAACTTTGTAATAAATTAAGGATTAAAGTATTTAGAGGTTCTGAAAAGGATGTGTTAGATAGGTTTTATAAAGCATCAAAACTCCATAATGGAGAGGTTATTGTTAGAATAACTGGAGATAATCCACTAACATCTATTGAATTACTTGATAAGCAAGTAGACTATTTATTAAAAAATAAATGCGATTATGTATCTACAAAAAATATTATTTTAGGATTGGGTTGTGAGGTTTTCACTTTTGAAGCATTAGAAACTGCCTGGAAAAACGCAGAGAAAAAATATCAAAGGGAACATGTAACGCCATATATTTATGAAAATCCAAATTTGTTTAAGATTTTTTATTTAGACCCACCAGAGTTTCTTAAAAGGAATGATATAAGATTAACAATTGATACAATGGAAGATTTTAAACTTTACTTAGAATTACAAAAACATTTTCCAGATTTAATTAATGTAGATATTAATGAAATTATTGATTTTTTAGATAAAAATCCAAAAATAAAAAGTATAAATTTAAATGTAAAACAAAAATCCTATAAAGAGGTGGAGGAATGA
- a CDS encoding glycosyltransferase family 4 protein, whose translation MKKIKLIIFPGYYVPHIGGLETHVDEFVKYLSKDNNYDIYIFAPNIPTYKEFEIKHNNVKVYRYPAFEIIPNYPVPNLFNIKFWKMFLNLYKIDFDIVMTRTRFFSNTLLGFIFAKLRFNKKILIHVEHGSAFVKVENEFTNKLAYTYDKTIGKIIFKKSDYIIAISKAVKDFILKNFIKDKEVPIIYRGLEIEKIESIEKDKEIKEKFKNKIKLCFVGRLYKWKGVENIIKAYKMLPEDIKNSVVLIIVGYGEDLKRLKKLAGNYLNNGIYFTGKVDFEKAISIIKACDIYIHSSYKGGGLSSALLEAMCCGKAVVASPYEGGSEVIIDGYNGILLKDNSSEQIKDGIIKLIKNKELIEIYGKNAKKFIKDNFNWEKSVEEYKKIFEKFIS comes from the coding sequence ATGAAAAAAATAAAGCTAATTATATTCCCGGGTTATTATGTACCACATATTGGAGGACTAGAGACACATGTTGATGAATTTGTAAAATACTTATCTAAAGATAACAATTATGATATTTATATATTTGCACCAAATATTCCAACATATAAAGAGTTTGAGATAAAACATAATAATGTTAAGGTTTATAGATACCCTGCGTTTGAGATTATCCCAAATTATCCAGTTCCTAATTTATTTAATATTAAATTTTGGAAAATGTTTCTGAACTTGTATAAGATAGATTTTGATATTGTGATGACAAGGACAAGATTTTTTTCTAATACTCTTTTAGGTTTTATATTTGCAAAATTACGTTTTAATAAAAAGATTTTAATACATGTTGAACATGGAAGTGCTTTTGTTAAAGTAGAAAATGAATTTACAAATAAATTAGCTTATACTTATGATAAAACTATTGGAAAAATTATATTTAAAAAATCAGATTATATAATTGCAATATCTAAGGCAGTTAAAGATTTTATATTAAAAAATTTTATTAAGGATAAGGAGGTTCCAATAATTTATAGAGGTTTAGAGATTGAAAAAATTGAGAGCATTGAGAAAGATAAAGAAATTAAAGAAAAATTTAAAAATAAAATAAAATTATGTTTTGTTGGAAGATTATATAAGTGGAAAGGAGTAGAAAATATTATAAAAGCATACAAAATGCTACCAGAAGATATAAAAAATAGTGTTGTTTTAATAATTGTTGGCTATGGAGAAGATTTAAAAAGATTAAAAAAATTAGCAGGAAATTATTTAAATAATGGAATTTACTTTACTGGAAAGGTAGATTTTGAAAAGGCAATATCCATAATAAAGGCATGTGATATTTATATACACTCTTCTTATAAAGGTGGGGGGTTGTCAAGCGCTTTGTTAGAGGCAATGTGTTGTGGAAAGGCAGTTGTCGCAAGTCCTTATGAGGGCGGAAGTGAGGTAATTATAGATGGATATAATGGTATTCTCTTAAAAGATAATAGTTCAGAGCAAATTAAAGATGGAATTATTAAATTAATTAAAAATAAAGAATTAATAGAAATTTACGGAAAAAATGCAAAAAAATTTATAAAAGATAATTTTAACTGGGAAAAATCAGTTGAAGAGTATAAAAAGATTTTTGAGAAATTTATAAGTTAA
- a CDS encoding EMC6-like membrane protein — protein MDLEGKCCLIHTVGGIIFGYFANYVYTSGLGIFSGITTLIFLFIGSVIFGHISAKLFGEESLTQKQWLGCGVLPFFLVAIVVWVLKFNGLI, from the coding sequence ATGGATTTAGAAGGAAAATGTTGCTTAATTCATACAGTTGGTGGAATTATTTTTGGATATTTTGCTAATTATGTATATACATCAGGTTTGGGAATATTTAGCGGAATTACCACTTTAATATTTTTATTTATTGGATCTGTGATTTTTGGGCACATTTCTGCTAAATTATTTGGAGAAGAGAGTTTAACTCAAAAACAGTGGCTTGGCTGTGGAGTTCTACCATTTTTTTTAGTGGCAATTGTTGTTTGGGTATTGAAGTTTAACGGCTTAATTTAA
- a CDS encoding serine/threonine-protein kinase RIO2 encodes MRYHEWVPLDEIVRKAKMPEKDVLYRLKRLNKFGFVVRSVYGYAVSMGGYDALAVNAFVKKGILKAIGNKLGVGKEGDVYNVLLEDGREAVLKFHKHGRTCFTRGKRYRGYLADKHHISWLYVSRLTAQQEFEILNELFPVVKVPEPIEWNRHAIIMGKVVGEELKRLDLSEFMSIEEIRDLFWKIIEEVKKAYKIGYIHGDLSEFNILLDESRDFVIIDWPQAIPTYHPDAEFYLKRDIWNVIRYFKKYKIDKEDENINVDYIHKYITGK; translated from the coding sequence ATGAGATATCATGAATGGGTGCCATTAGATGAGATAGTTAGAAAAGCAAAGATGCCAGAAAAGGATGTGTTGTATAGATTAAAAAGATTAAATAAATTTGGATTTGTTGTTAGAAGTGTTTATGGTTATGCTGTATCAATGGGAGGTTATGATGCCTTAGCTGTAAATGCATTTGTTAAAAAAGGTATCTTAAAGGCAATAGGCAACAAGTTGGGAGTTGGTAAGGAGGGAGATGTTTATAATGTATTGTTAGAAGATGGAAGAGAGGCTGTTTTAAAATTCCATAAGCATGGAAGAACATGCTTTACAAGAGGAAAAAGATATAGGGGATATTTAGCTGATAAACATCATATAAGCTGGCTCTATGTTTCAAGATTAACAGCTCAACAAGAATTTGAGATTTTAAATGAGCTTTTTCCAGTAGTTAAAGTTCCTGAACCAATAGAATGGAACAGACATGCTATAATTATGGGCAAAGTTGTTGGTGAAGAGCTGAAAAGATTAGATTTATCAGAATTTATGAGTATAGAGGAAATTAGAGATTTATTCTGGAAGATTATTGAAGAGGTTAAAAAAGCTTATAAAATTGGCTATATACATGGTGATTTGAGTGAATTCAACATCTTATTAGATGAGAGTAGAGATTTTGTTATTATAGATTGGCCTCAAGCAATTCCTACATATCATCCAGATGCTGAATTCTACTTAAAGAGAGATATTTGGAATGTAATAAGATACTTCAAAAAGTATAAGATTGATAAAGAGGATGAAAATATTAATGTAGATTATATTCACAAATACATAACTGGAAAATAA
- a CDS encoding HepT-like ribonuclease domain-containing protein: MNKDVKVYLNHILESIELIEEYTKDKSEEEFFTSKFLQDAVIRRIEIIGEAVKNLPAEFKEKYSHIPWKEIAGMRDILIHKYFGVDLGLTWEVVKKDIPKLKEEVLNILEELGK, encoded by the coding sequence ATGAATAAGGATGTAAAAGTTTATCTTAACCATATCTTAGAAAGTATTGAACTTATTGAAGAATATACAAAAGATAAATCTGAGGAAGAGTTTTTTACATCAAAATTTTTACAGGATGCTGTTATTAGAAGAATTGAGATCATTGGAGAGGCTGTTAAAAATTTACCTGCGGAATTTAAAGAGAAATATAGTCATATTCCATGGAAAGAAATTGCTGGGATGAGAGATATTTTAATTCATAAATATTTTGGAGTTGACTTAGGTTTAACTTGGGAGGTTGTTAAAAAAGATATTCCTAAATTAAAGGAAGAAGTTTTAAATATATTAGAAGAGTTAGGTAAATAA
- a CDS encoding nucleotidyltransferase family protein: protein MNVNEIKAKIIPILLKHGVKRASIFGSYARGEQKDTSDVDILVEFGKGKSLLDLVRLKYELEEVLGKKVDLLTYNSIHPLLKDRILKEAVDIL, encoded by the coding sequence ATGAATGTTAATGAAATTAAGGCAAAAATTATTCCAATTTTATTAAAGCATGGAGTTAAAAGGGCATCAATATTCGGTAGTTATGCAAGGGGGGAGCAAAAGGACACATCAGATGTGGATATTTTAGTAGAATTTGGAAAAGGAAAAAGTTTATTAGATTTGGTTAGATTAAAATATGAACTTGAAGAGGTTTTAGGAAAAAAAGTTGATTTATTAACTTACAATTCAATTCATCCACTCTTAAAAGATAGAATTTTAAAGGAAGCGGTGGATATATTATGA
- a CDS encoding flippase: MEYKEKVIKGVSWHLLSYLIATPLAYLVRVLYANELPKLDVGLFYAVWDFFNMLVVFRAFGLDQALVRYIPKYLTENRLDMLKSSVVFVGILQTILAFIVAFLVITLAPYIATYYINNKGQFTGNLELVINVLVIMAIGYYFLQSIADFFSYLFSGFQYQNYASSTRVVKILVVFIFSLIFIYLFNIHNAYVPSLSYALTPIVMILIYGFIVYKKIFPKFLKEKIIFSMKLIKDMFSYGMYVMMSSAGGLILGYLDGMCLTYFTGLTAVADYRNVAMPTVSILSYFAFSIGAVLFPMSSELWEKGYKKVLCYGIEKVYLYSLVIVTPLSILMAYFPTVIINILFNQQYLSASPAIQILSFGAIFSTFNSIGFSILNGIGKPNLSTKILYIGATFNLIFNVLLIPKLGIIGASITTALGYFIMWIFQIWCLNKLLKYQFLNKKWIIVILVGMISLIPIVFIKDLIHNTILQLIVCGIVYFGIYILGIFRLNIIQINEIKDIIDKIIRR, translated from the coding sequence TTGGAATATAAAGAGAAGGTAATTAAAGGAGTAAGTTGGCATCTTTTATCCTACCTTATAGCCACTCCTTTAGCTTATCTTGTTAGAGTGTTGTATGCAAATGAACTTCCAAAATTAGATGTAGGATTGTTTTATGCAGTTTGGGATTTTTTTAACATGTTGGTGGTGTTTAGAGCATTCGGCTTAGATCAGGCTCTTGTTAGATACATTCCAAAATATTTAACAGAAAATAGATTAGATATGTTGAAATCATCAGTTGTTTTTGTTGGAATTTTGCAGACGATTTTGGCATTTATTGTAGCATTTTTAGTTATAACTCTTGCTCCATACATTGCTACATATTATATTAATAATAAGGGACAATTTACGGGAAATTTAGAATTGGTCATTAATGTTTTAGTTATTATGGCAATTGGTTATTATTTTTTACAGAGTATTGCGGATTTTTTCTCATATCTATTTTCTGGTTTTCAATATCAAAACTATGCAAGTTCTACAAGAGTTGTTAAAATATTGGTTGTATTTATATTCTCATTAATTTTCATATATTTATTTAATATACACAACGCATATGTGCCTTCATTATCTTACGCTTTAACACCAATTGTTATGATTTTAATTTATGGATTTATTGTGTATAAAAAGATATTTCCAAAATTTTTAAAAGAAAAAATAATATTCTCAATGAAATTGATTAAAGATATGTTTTCCTATGGAATGTATGTAATGATGAGCTCTGCAGGAGGGTTAATATTAGGTTATTTGGATGGAATGTGCTTAACATATTTTACAGGACTAACTGCAGTTGCCGATTATAGAAATGTTGCTATGCCAACTGTTAGTATATTAAGTTATTTTGCTTTCTCTATTGGAGCTGTTTTATTTCCAATGAGTTCTGAACTTTGGGAAAAGGGTTATAAGAAAGTGTTATGTTATGGAATTGAAAAAGTTTATCTATATTCCTTAGTTATAGTAACACCCTTATCAATATTGATGGCTTATTTTCCAACAGTTATTATTAACATTTTGTTTAATCAACAATATTTATCTGCATCCCCTGCTATACAAATTTTAAGTTTTGGTGCAATATTCTCAACATTTAACAGTATTGGCTTTTCTATTTTAAATGGCATTGGAAAACCAAACTTATCAACAAAAATTTTGTATATAGGTGCGACATTTAATTTAATCTTTAATGTATTATTGATACCAAAACTTGGGATTATTGGAGCTTCCATAACTACAGCCTTAGGATACTTTATAATGTGGATTTTTCAAATCTGGTGTTTAAATAAACTTTTAAAGTATCAGTTTTTGAATAAAAAATGGATTATAGTCATTTTAGTAGGAATGATTAGTTTGATTCCTATAGTATTTATTAAAGATTTAATACATAACACCATATTGCAACTAATTGTTTGCGGAATTGTTTATTTTGGAATATATATTTTAGGTATATTTAGGCTAAATATAATACAGATAAATGAGATTAAAGATATTATTGATAAGATAATAAGAAGGTGA
- a CDS encoding N-acetylneuraminate synthase family protein yields the protein MIKVKIGNMYVGDGEPTFIIAEGGLNHNGDIDIAKELIKEAKKCGADAIKFQSYHTEDFISKKSEYYKLFKDLELSEEEFYELKKYAEKIGIMFISTPLDLKYVDILNNMNVPAFKIASGDLTFHPLLEKVAKTGKPVILSTGMANIGEIWEAVDVLKNNGCKEIILLHCISSYPTPYEEVNLHAIKTLKKIFNIPVGYSDHTLGILTPIVSVALGAGVVEKHFTLDKSMEGPDHALSADPEEFKEMVEKIRLIEKMLGTGDKIPMPSEKEVIVEARRSIVAKRDIKKGCTLTIDNISFKRPARGIETKYWKLILNRKIKNDKREDEIIYWDDLLGD from the coding sequence ATGATAAAGGTGAAAATTGGGAATATGTATGTTGGAGATGGTGAGCCAACATTTATCATTGCTGAGGGGGGTTTAAATCATAATGGAGACATAGATATAGCAAAAGAATTAATAAAAGAAGCGAAAAAATGTGGTGCTGATGCAATAAAATTTCAATCATACCATACAGAAGATTTTATAAGCAAAAAATCGGAGTATTATAAATTATTTAAAGATTTAGAATTATCAGAAGAAGAGTTTTACGAATTAAAAAAATATGCAGAAAAAATTGGAATCATGTTCATATCAACTCCATTGGACTTAAAATATGTTGATATATTAAATAATATGAATGTTCCTGCATTTAAAATTGCCTCTGGAGATTTAACATTTCATCCATTATTAGAAAAAGTAGCAAAAACAGGAAAGCCGGTTATCTTATCAACAGGGATGGCAAATATTGGAGAAATTTGGGAAGCAGTTGATGTTTTAAAAAATAATGGATGCAAAGAAATAATTTTATTGCATTGTATTTCTTCCTATCCAACCCCTTATGAAGAAGTTAATTTACATGCAATCAAAACATTAAAAAAGATATTTAATATCCCTGTAGGATATTCTGACCACACTTTGGGGATACTCACTCCTATAGTTTCTGTTGCATTAGGAGCAGGTGTTGTTGAGAAACACTTTACCTTAGATAAAAGTATGGAAGGTCCTGACCATGCATTGTCTGCAGACCCTGAAGAATTTAAGGAAATGGTTGAGAAAATAAGATTAATTGAGAAAATGTTGGGAACAGGAGATAAGATACCAATGCCTTCTGAGAAAGAGGTTATTGTTGAAGCGAGGAGAAGTATTGTAGCAAAAAGAGACATTAAAAAAGGATGTACTTTAACTATTGATAATATATCATTTAAAAGACCTGCAAGAGGTATAGAAACGAAATATTGGAAATTAATATTGAACAGAAAAATTAAAAATGATAAGAGGGAAGATGAAATAATTTATTGGGATGATTTATTAGGGGATTAA
- the pseG gene encoding UDP-2,4-diacetamido-2,4,6-trideoxy-beta-L-altropyranose hydrolase produces MKIVIITNGGVERGMGHVYRSIALANELKKFNVKDIVFLTKSDIDIVKKIKENNFKVIKCNDDSNILDNIKNIKPEVIIVDDLGIDEDFAKNLKNSCKKLVFFDNLNHLSNKYADVVVNAIVGSGLKNRKYFDEESKTLYFYGPKYLILRDEFYKVKKEMLKKDKENKPIKNILIAFGGSDPSNLTCRVLEELLSKDKNYNINIVLGPKFQYENKLNELVKKHNKNKIKIYKNINNMANLMKDMDLIITSPGMTMFEALFLEVPVVVLYQNELQIEYYYEFLNKYKNKFLHISNVEEFYVDSTDLEIGNGMYEIISEIVGDD; encoded by the coding sequence ATGAAAATTGTTATTATTACAAATGGAGGAGTTGAAAGGGGTATGGGTCATGTTTATAGGAGTATTGCATTAGCAAATGAATTGAAAAAATTTAATGTTAAAGATATTGTATTTCTTACCAAAAGCGATATAGATATTGTTAAAAAAATAAAAGAGAATAATTTTAAAGTTATAAAATGTAATGATGATAGTAATATTTTAGATAACATTAAAAACATAAAACCAGAGGTTATTATTGTTGATGATTTAGGTATTGATGAGGACTTTGCAAAAAATCTAAAAAATTCATGTAAAAAATTGGTCTTTTTTGATAATTTAAATCATTTATCAAATAAATATGCAGATGTTGTTGTTAATGCAATAGTAGGAAGTGGATTAAAAAATAGAAAATATTTTGATGAGGAAAGTAAAACATTATATTTTTATGGACCAAAATACTTAATTTTAAGGGATGAGTTTTACAAAGTTAAAAAAGAGATGCTAAAAAAAGATAAAGAAAACAAACCTATAAAAAATATATTAATAGCTTTTGGAGGTAGTGATCCATCAAATTTAACTTGTAGAGTATTAGAAGAACTTTTATCTAAAGATAAAAATTACAATATCAACATAGTTCTTGGACCAAAATTTCAATATGAAAATAAATTAAATGAGTTGGTAAAAAAACATAATAAAAATAAGATAAAAATTTATAAAAACATAAACAATATGGCTAATCTTATGAAAGATATGGATTTGATTATAACATCACCAGGAATGACAATGTTTGAAGCATTATTTTTAGAAGTTCCAGTGGTAGTGTTGTATCAGAATGAACTACAAATAGAATACTATTATGAGTTTTTAAATAAGTATAAAAATAAATTTTTGCATATTAGTAATGTTGAAGAGTTTTATGTGGATTCTACAGATTTAGAAATTGGAAATGGTATGTATGAAATTATATCA
- a CDS encoding acyltransferase — protein MMRLVKSTLKDPKKLLRVLEFAPSFIFGKIYLSIFGINPLKVHNFGRIHIRKYDNSTIIIKSGILLRDVEIASRGNGKIIIGENFHCEPYVRLNVFEEGVLKIGNNCGIGSFSIINATKKITIGDNVLISSHVHIIDGDHGIKRGELIRNQKMVSKPIKIGDDVWIGTGVKILKGVNIGEGAVIGAGSIVTKDIPPYSIAVGVPARVIKERE, from the coding sequence ATGATGAGGTTAGTAAAATCTACATTAAAAGATCCAAAAAAACTTTTGAGAGTTTTAGAATTTGCTCCTTCTTTTATTTTTGGTAAAATATATTTATCTATTTTTGGAATAAATCCTTTGAAAGTTCATAATTTTGGTAGGATACATATTAGAAAATATGATAATTCAACAATAATAATTAAAAGTGGAATTCTCCTAAGAGATGTAGAGATTGCATCAAGAGGTAATGGTAAAATAATTATTGGAGAAAATTTTCACTGTGAGCCGTATGTTAGGTTAAATGTATTTGAAGAAGGTGTTTTAAAGATTGGAAATAACTGTGGAATCGGTTCATTTTCAATAATAAATGCTACTAAAAAAATAACAATCGGAGATAATGTATTAATTTCAAGTCATGTTCATATTATTGATGGAGACCATGGAATTAAAAGAGGGGAATTAATAAGAAACCAGAAAATGGTTTCTAAACCTATTAAAATTGGAGATGATGTTTGGATCGGAACTGGGGTTAAGATACTAAAGGGTGTAAATATTGGGGAAGGTGCAGTTATTGGAGCGGGAAGTATTGTTACAAAGGATATTCCTCCATACTCTATTGCCGTAGGAGTTCCTGCGAGAGTTATAAAAGAGAGGGAATAA